The following coding sequences lie in one Gorilla gorilla gorilla isolate KB3781 chromosome 5, NHGRI_mGorGor1-v2.1_pri, whole genome shotgun sequence genomic window:
- the LOC101131464 gene encoding putative olfactory receptor 2W6, translating into MGFYHVGQAAFELLTSSFILVGFSDRPHLELILFVVVLIFYLLTLLGNMTIVLLSALDSQLHTPMYFFLANLSFLDMYFTTGSIPQMLYNLWGPDKTISYVGCAIQLYFVLALGGVECGLLAVMAYDRYAAVCKPLHYTIIMHPRLCGQLASVAWLSGFGNSLIMAPQTLMLPRCGHRRVDHFLCEMPALIGMACVDTMMLEALAFALAVFIILAPLILILISYGYIGGTVLRIKSAAGRKKAFNTCSSHLIVFSLFCGTIIYMYLQPANTYSQDQGKFLTLFYTIVTPSVNPLIYTLRNKDVKEAMKKVLGKGSAEI; encoded by the exons atggggttttaccatgttggccaggctgcttttgaactcctgacctcaa GCTTCATCCTGGTGGGCTTCTCTGATCGTCCCCACCTAGAGCTGATCCTCTTTGTGGTTGTCCTCATCTTTTATCTGCTGACTCTTCTTGGCAACATGACCATTGTCTTGCTTTCAGCTCTGGATTCCCAGCTGCACAcaccaatgtatttctttttggCAAACCTCTCATTCCTGGACATGTATTTCACCACAGGTTCCATCCCTCAGATGCTCTACAACCTTTGGGGTCCAGATAAGACCATCAGCTATGTGGGTTGTGCCATCCAGCTGTACTTTGTCCTGGCCCTGGGAGGGGTGGAGTGTGGCCTCCTGGCTGTCATGGCATATGACCGCTATGCTGCAGTCTGCAAACCCCTGCACTACACCATCATCATGCACCCACGTCTCTGTGGACAGCTGGCTTCAGTGGCATGGCTGAGTGGCTTTGGCAATTCTCTCATAATGGCACCCCAGACTTTGATGCTACCCCGCTGTGGGCACAGACGGGTTGACCACTTTCTTTGTGAAATGCCAGCACTAATTGGTATGGCCTGTGTAGACACCATGATGCTTGAGGCACTGGCTTTTGCCCTGGCAGTCTTTATCATCCTGGCACCACTCATCCTCATTCTCATTTCTTATGGTTACATTGGAGGAACAGTGCTTAGGATCAAGTCAGCTGCTGGGCGAAAGAAAGCCTTCAACACTTGCAGCTCGCATCtaattgttttctctctcttctgtggTACAATCATATACATGTACCTCCAGCCAGCAAATACTTATTCCCAGGACCAGGGCAAGTTTCTTACCCTTTTCTACACAATTGTCACTCCCAGTGTTAACCCCCTGATCTATACACTAAGAAACAAAGATGTTAAAGAGGCCATGAAGAAGGTGCTAGGGAAGGGGAGTGCAGAAATATAG